A part of Pongo pygmaeus isolate AG05252 chromosome 14, NHGRI_mPonPyg2-v2.0_pri, whole genome shotgun sequence genomic DNA contains:
- the LOC129011311 gene encoding uncharacterized protein LOC129011311, which translates to MPGRASHSDLNDPGTGITPRQQRWGPRGTVPTQRGSSPRSRALSPVPGTSRPAEPGPACEVESTGSPKHARLQRRLLGDGSPALPQARVPGAAEKGGPAGGGAGQDLPDGSGPAPPPTRTQLEQEPEAAGEKEKMPSRAGRTQEPALSPALPRPARANTRPPQLPLVSASTSHAPDRSRWGHGAPGQVPSAAQDLPLLLPEEEAARDSVTPDVASDIDWEVEEKFGERIENRGKATFSGGGSLCPREPSQLDGTQAPG; encoded by the coding sequence ATGCCAGGACGGGCTTCGCACTCGGATCTGAATGACCCCGGAACAGGAATCACCCCACGCCAACAGCGATGGGGGCCCCGCGGCACCGTCCCGACCCAAAGAGGCAGCAGCCCGAGAAGCAGAGCCCTGTCCCCAGTCCCTGGAACCTCGCGCCCGGCCGAGCCCGGCCCGGCCTGCGAAGTGGAGAGCACAGGCAGCCCCAAACACGCCCGGTTGCAAAGGAGGCTCCTCGGAGATGGCAGCCCAGCCCTACCCCAGGCCCGGGTTCCAGGAGCCGCAGAGAAAGGGGGGCCGGCGGGAGGAGGCGCGGGCCAGGACTTACCAGACGGCAGCGGCCCCGCACCTCCTCCAACCCGGACTCAGTTGGAACAAGAACCGGAGGCTGccggagaaaaggaaaaaatgccGTCGCGGGCGGGGCGGACCCAGGAGCCTGCACTCAGCcccgccctgccccgccccgcccgcgcAAACACGCGACCTCCTCAGCTCCCATTGGTTTCTGCCAGCACTAGCCACGCCCCTGACCGCTCCAGATGGGGACACGGAGCGCCCGGGCAGGTCCCAAGTGCCGCTCAGGATCTTCCCCTGCTGCTGCCTGAGGAGGAAGCTGCCCGGGACTCGGTGACACCTGATGTGGCCTCCGATATCGACTGGGAGGTGGAAGAGAAATTTGGGGAACGCATCGAGAACCGTGGAAAAGCAACCTTCTCAGGGGGCGGTTCTCTGTGCCCGCGTGAACCTTCACAGTTGGATGGAA